The genomic stretch aagatgcttctgctgccgtgtagtcctgaGTGCTGTCTTTAGGCAgttgcttggttagccgctgttatttatttgcttcttatcgctgcgtggctttcatacccactccctcgggagttgtagggtaactgaattatctgttgaataaatgtgctatcagcctcctgggactgatatttgcaacacatttagtctctacttatgtggggacgcttcaacggttaaggccctgtttggatagcaagtgctaaactttagcaccctgagggtgctaaagtttagctagagCTGTTTGGATAGTacgctaaattttagcacattgATTTATAAAAGATATTTATACCCCTCTGCTCTTGTACTCCACTCAAGACATCAAGCAAGCTCCAAATCGTTCGCCGCGCCGGAGGAGAACAAGCTGGACTAGAaggccccaccgccgccgccggcaccatcGCCCCCCGCACCCcaaccgccgcctccaccgcccccaccgccaAAGAGGTCCCCGATGCTACCACCGAACCCGCCAAACGAACCGAGGAGGAAGACCGCGCCAGACGAGGCGATGAAGAAGGCGGCGTCGATCTTAGCAGCCTTGGAGAAGAGGGTAAACACCGCGGGGAGTTCAATTCTGGGCTTGTCGCCGCTGTGCTGCACGCCGGTCGAAGCGGAGGCGCGTATGGCTGAGGAGGAGGTGCCTCCCCGCCACAGACGAGCGGCGGATTCGTACCTGGCGTTGGTGGCGGGGCCgggtggaggaggcgaggaaGGCGGAGTAGGGGGGGCCGACGGAGGCGGTGTCGCGGGCAGGCAGAGGCGCGAGGTCGGGCGGAGGAGGTAgggccggcggaggcagcgTGGCCAATCGGAGGAGGCAGGCGGCGGGATCCTACACaggaggggagagaggggggAAACTGTGtgaaaaagtggagagggggatcacttttagcactattagcaccctttagcaccccttggatGTGCTAATGAAAATgggtgtgctaaactttagcacaccacttttagcacacttGTTTAGATgttcaagtgctaaaagtgtgctaaaaatatagtgctaaattttagcactgtaggggtgtttggatccccgagctaaattttagcccctatcacatcgaatgtttgacactaattaggagtattaaacataggctaattacaaaatcaatttcacaacccctaggctaaatcgcgagacgaatctattaaacctaattagtccataatttgacaatatggtgctacagtaaacatttgctaatgatggattaattaggcttaatagattcgtctcgcgatttagcctaggagttctgcaattagttttgcaattagctcatgtttagtcctcctaattagcatccgaatattcaacgtgacacggactaaactttagctccaggatccaaacaccccctgtgTATCGTTGTTTAGCGGTTCCCGGTGCGGACAACCTGAGCCTCTATAGCGGACCCTAGCCTGCCGAGGCGCAGCGTCCAGCACACGGCGCGTCGCTCGCCGCCTGCCGCCACGCGTGGGCCTCTGCGCGTCCGTGGCCAGCGCCACCCCCTCCCACGCGCAGATCAGCAGATGATCCTACAGGATCAGGTGgggaaaagagaaggaaaggagAACGGGACGGGAGAGGAGAAGGATAGAGAAGACACAGCGCGTGAACAGTTATCGGGCGGGCCCACCCACGTGCGCCGACCGCGCATCGGTCGCGACGAGCGCTGCGCGCGACCGATGGTtgaacttagggggtgtttgggaacaccctattaaagtttaacacctgcacatcggatgtttggatgctaattagcagtactaaatataagctaattacaaaactaattgcacagatggagtataattcacgagacgaatctattaagcctaattagtccatgatttgacaatgtggtgctacagtaaccatttgctaatgatggattaattaggcttaatagattcgtctcgcgaattagcacaaggttctgcaattagttttataattagcttatgtttactcctaattagcattcgaatatccgatgtgacaaagtttagcacctcgtatgcAAACAGCCCGTTACGTTAGCCCGATCAGCGACTGCAGCAGCTGCGTTGGAACGCTGGCGTCAGCCTCTATGGCATCCCGCTGCCCGGACCCTGATCCTCTGTGGCCGGTGCGGCTGCTGTCTAACGTTGTAGGCACTAATAATCCGTTGTGCACTTGCACGATCTCAGAGGCAATTCGTGACGCAAGCCGTGACACTTGAGCCAAGCTCTTTTCCGGCCTCCCCTTCCCTATAAATTCGAGCCTTTCTCCACACGGTCACACCAAGACGAGAAACAAGACACCACAAAGCAAATCAGCAATGGcgggggagaaggaggagggtcTGCAGCTGCTGGACTTGTGGGTGAGCCCGTTCGCGCAGCGCTGCCGCATCGCGCTGGCGGAGAAAGGCCTGGCGTACGAGCCCCTGGAGCAGGACCTCTCCAACAagggcgacctcctcctccgcgccaaCCCCGTCCACAAGAAGGTCCCCGTGCTCCTCCACGGCGGCCGCCCCGTCTGCGAGTCCCTCGTCATCCTCCAATACCTCGACGAGGCGTTCCCGGAGACCCCCGCCCTGCTCCCCTCCGAtccgcacgcgcgcgcgcacgccagGTTCTGGGCGGACTACGCGGACTGGAAGGTGTTCGAGTGCGGGACCCGGCTGTGGAAGCGCAAGGCGGGGTcggagctgcagctgcaggcgCGGAGGGAGATGGTGGAGGCCCTGCGGATCCTGGAGGCCGAGCTCGGGGACAAGCCCTACCTCGCCGGCGAGGCGTTCGGGTTCGTCGACCTCGCCATCGTCCCGTTCGCGGCGTGGTTCCTCGGCTACGGGCGCCTCGGGGAGTTCAGCGTCGAGGAGGTGTGCCCGAGACTGGCGGCGTGGGGGGAGCGGTGCGGCGAGAGGGAGAGCGTTGCCAGGAGCCTGCACCCGCCGGAGAAGGTGTACGAGTTCATCGGCTATCTCAAGGACAAGTACGGTGACAAGTAGTAGAGCGACGACGGATCCGTCACGATGCAAGTCGATGGTTTCTTTCTTGATTTGGTGTTGTGGTTGGTTATTGTTCATCGATTTGGTTAGAGTCCGCGAAGACGGGACGGCAGCACCAAATGTCCAAGCTAGTTTGCCTCTACTCTCCATGTGTGCTGGAACTGAATAAAGGATCTTCGTCAGTGCTCTGTTCTTGTGGTTGGCCATTGTTCATCGTTAGGTTGAGTATGcaattcttttattttttgttgcGAAATTAGGTTGAGTATGTTCGTGCGTGCAAAAGCTGACTGAACAAATTAAGGATTTTTGGCTGCATAGCTTAAGCTTAGTATTATAGCATGGCTAGCTGACGGCCAAAGCTGCTTATTACTTTTCAGTTTTCGCACTCCGCTCTGATCATGATCGTGATAGGGATGAACTCCAGACCCCTCTCCATAAGCAAAAAAGCTATGGGACCAATCTTGGAGGTCCACTTGGCCCAGAAGACACTGCCACGTATGTCAAAAAGCTATCTGACTTTAACGAGACAATCTTGCTTTTTCGGTGAACAAAGTATGTCAAATTTTACGTGCACTTGTTCCAGGAAAACAAATTGTATGCACCTACCTGGCTACCATACAACATTGGACATCTGCTAAAAGAATACTACTGTGTCTTCAGTATACCTTGAGTTATGGGTTGAAGACCGAAAGGTCTCCCTCCACCTTTGCCAGCGCTTCCTCTAATGCAAATTGGACGAGATGGACAAATAACATGAAACTAATATGCGGTATTGCCATCTATTTGGGATTAAATCTTATAGCAGGGTCACAAGAAAAAAACCCCCACAGTTTAACCATCTCGTATGCAACAGTTGAAGTTATGTGGGTACAAACCTTGCTCGGTTAGTTAGGTGTTCAAAGTCCAAAAGTGGCACGCATCTGGCGTGATAATATTTGTGCACCTACATCTCAGCTAATTTAATCTTTCATGCCAGAAACAAACATATTGGGGTGGATACCACTTTGTTTGAGAAAGAGAACATTTTCTATCTACCAGTGATCAAGCTATTAGAACAATTGTGGGAACAATATCAATATGATACGTTGTGATTGAGGGGAGTGTTAAGAGAATATCTTCTTCAGGTAATAAACCATGTTGATCCTGTCATAGCTATAGATAGTAGTCCTAATTAGAACCAACCTAGGAGGAACTGGACGgttttttcattaagaagaagaaaataggcATCCAAATTCAAGCTAGAGAGGGCTTAAACCTAGCTTAACCAGTTGAGCTAGGCTCACTTCCGGCTATAGATAGTAGTCCTGCATCATTGTATCAATATTAGTGCACGTATGATAATCAATCACAGATTGTATCCTTACTATGTAAAGCCATGTCAAGAACTGTTCTTGAATCTTATCGATATACTTATGCAGCCTCTTAAGGAAGGTGAGAACGCTTACCCATCTACTCTCACAGATTGGACTTCTGCTTAACCGTGCAAATAATCCTCAAGCCAACTCCACGAAGCCCGCGACTCTAAGAGCAGGTTCATGCGTTCACCATGCAGACTGCAAATTCGAATGCCCAAGctgagggtgtttggatatagggctaaactttagcccggtcacgtcggatgttcggatactaattaggaggattaaatatgagctaattacaaaactaatagcagaatccctaggctaaatcacgagacgaatctattaagcctaattaatccatcattagcgaatgattaccgtagcaccacattgtcaaatcatggactaattaggcttaatagattcgtctcacgatttagcctaggggttgtgcaattagttttgtaattaaactacatttaatattcctaattaatatccaaacatacgatgtgacaggggctaaaatttagcccgtcTTCCAAACACCCTAGTCTGAACAGAGTAACAACATCTCTTCTGATTTCTGATTCCTCCAATGCAGAAAAAAATTGCATGGCATCAGTGTGCCGGTACGAATTCCAGCGCTACCACGTCCCAAACTCGCTCACCTATTTCACACATCAcgccccttctccctccctccgaaCTTATCCACTCCTATAAATCTCCCTCTACATCGCAACTCCTCGCTTCCAAACCCCTGGCAACAACTTGCAACAACAATGGCGTCCCCTCGCTGCGCTCACCTCCTCCTGACCATCACCATTCTGCTGCAACTCTGCCATCTGGCTCGGGCAATGCCACTACCTTCACCTTCACCGTCGTCAAACGCCGCCTCCCCGTCCGCTCCTCCGGCACCGCCCGTGCCGGCGCTACCACGAGGCTTGCCACGGATCATACCGGCGTGGTCGATGCCGCCGGTGAATCCGTTCACGGCGAAGGCGGCGTTCATCCGGTACTGGAACCGGAAGGTGCGCAGCAACCGCCCGCACCCGGCCTTCTTCTTCGCCAAGCTCTCCCCGCTCTCggcccccgacgccgccgcgttcTCCACCCTCGCCTCCGCGGGGAAGCTGGCCTCCCGCATCCGCGACTtctgcgcggcggcgtcgctgcTCTGCCCCTCGACCCCCGCGGCGTCCTGGTCGGCGTCGTCCTCGTCCGTGGAGGACGGCGCAGCGggcaccgcctcctccggcggtggcgccggctcCGCGGCGCCGTTCAAGAACTACGAGAACGGCAACTTCAGCAGCTACGGAAacagcggcggaggcggcgcagaCCAGTTCGCGGCGTACTCGAGCGGGAAGAGCGGCCCAGTCGACTCGTTCAAGCGCTACGGCAAGGGCTCGCTGGGGCGGAACGACTCCTTCACCAACTACGAGGCGGGGGGCAACGTCGGGACGTCCAGCTTCAGCTCGTACACCACCGGCGCCACCGGTGGTGCCGGGGAGTTCGCCGGGTACGCCGGGCAGACCAACACGGTGGCGGCGACCTTCGCCACCTACGACTCCGGCGGCAACGGGCGAGCGCACGAGTTCACGGCGTACGCGCAGGACGCCAACTCCGGCGTGGAGGGCTTCACAAGCTACGGCAAGgccgcgaacgccgccgccgagtcCTTCAAGACCTACGGCAACAACTCCAACACGGTCGCCTCCGGCTTCATCAACTACGGCGAGAAGGCGAACGGCCTCAACGACACGTTCGCGTCCTACGGCCTCGACGGGAACGCCCCCGAGAACACGTTCCGTAGCTACGCCTCCGGCAGCaacgccgccgtcgacgactTCAAGGGGTACAGGGACGCGGCCAACATTGGCGACGATAGCTTCACGTCCTACGCGAGCAACGCCaacggcgcggaggccggctTCGACAGCTACGGCAAGTCGACTAACCCCGGGAGCGTGTCGTTCAAGGGCTACGGCCAGGGCTCCAACCCCAACCACCGCATCGGGTTCACGCATTACTCCGGCGACAACACGACGTTCAAAGCGTACTCCAACGAAGGCGTCGAGTTCAAGGAGTACCAGAACATGTCCAAGATGGAGGTGTCCAAGACAGCTGCGGGGGTAGAGGCTACCGGACATCGGCTGCCGAAGTGGTCGCCGGGGCCAGGGAAGTTCTTCCGGGAGCGCGACCTCATGACGGGCAACCGAATGCCAATGCCGGACATCGCCGACAAGTTGCCGCACCGCGCGTTCCTGCCGAGGGACATCGCCGCGAAGATACCGTTCGAGGAGGGCGCCGTGTCGGCGCTGTTCGGCGCGCCGCCGGGCACGGCGATGCGGCAGGTGGTGGCGTCGACGGTGGCCgagtgcgcgcgcgcgccgagCCGTGGCGAGACGAAGCGGTGCGCGACGTCGGCGGAGGACATGGTGGACTTCGCGGTGGAGATGCTGGGCAGCAGCAACATCGCGGTGCGCAGCACGGAGTCGACGGCGGGCAGCGGCCGGGACGTCCGGCTGGGCAAGATcacgggcgtcgccggcggcggcgtgacccGGTCCGTGTCGTGCCACCAGAGCCTGTTCCCGTACCTGGTGTACTACTGCCACTCGGTGCCGCGCGTCAGGCTGTACGAGGCCGACATCCTGGACGTGGACTCCAACCGGAGGATCAACCACGGCGTGGCCATCTGCCACCTCGACACGTCCGACTGGAGCCCCAACCATGGCGCGTTCGTCGCGCTCGGTGGGAAGCCCGGCGAGATCGAGGTGTGCCACTGGATCTTCGAGGGGGACATGACCTGGACCCTTGTTGATTGATGGCATCCCCGACCGCTAGATTTGGCTTAGCTGTTTCTGCTTAATCTCGATTAAAGAAATGCTTAATTCTGCTTACTTTTTTATCTTTCCATTTAGAAAGATTTTTGGGACTTGTTGCTAATATAAATATGTTTTCTATTGTCGATCAAATTGACTTCAGCGCAGCGAATAAGATTAAGAAACAATGTTGAATAGGTCAAAATCTCTTGTAGGTGAAAGTGGTGGTTTGAAAGCACCTTGTGCATGCTAAACCACGTAGCACATCAAGTGTTATTAGTATGCAACGAGTTTGTTTCCTAACCTTGATTACGGTAACGGAACCATGATCTTGTTGAACAACAATACATCTACCCCCTGCTACCATGTAGCTCGCGAAGCTGGGCTTTGTCCTCAAGTATGCATAGCTAGTTGTTGCAACAAAATAGTATCTGCTTGTCAACAGCGAAACGTCCTCTCTCTCCAATATGTTTTGTGTGCGTGTGCGTATTTATAGGGATGCGCATATATGCAAATATTTATTTTAGTACTCTTCACTCCGATAGAAAAGGGAGTGatgtgtttcaaaaaaaaaataaaaaagtagtcgacgaagcaaaaaaggttcATCCATTTAGTTTTGATAACTACTTTCGCACCTAAATTAGGCATGGTTTGGAGAGCGGTTTATTTATGGCACCATTGTATAGGGCTATGTCAATGTTTAAATcattatttataaaaaaaaatactgtttgaatatttttttaaattaacCAGACAAGAGAGCTACtgatttatattaaaaaaagataaaatcagTACTGGGCAAACGACAAATACGGAAACACTACAATGGCTACAACAACCCAATATCAAGCAAGCCAAACCCACATGAGCGGCATGTCTCTAAACCCCTCGACTAACCAAACACTGCGAAGGACTTAAGGACCTCACAACTTATCAGACCCATGCTAACAAAAAATTAAGGCAAGGATGCAGTTCAAAAAACTTGGACACTTTGTAACTGCGTATAGTAATTTTTTTACGGAACCGGTAGGGGAGGCCCTACCCATATTTttgtatatataaaaaagagTGCATGTACATATTAGAAAGCTTTAATCCTAACAGACAACTCAGCCAATTGGTTATTTTCTCCTTGATGGCTGGTTTGGTCCTTAGGGTGACCAGCCGAAGCTCCTATACAAAGCATGCTTGCCAATGGGCAAAGGAAAGAGATCCTCCGTAATAGACGATGCTGTTTCTATGTCACCATAAAGCCCAAGCTGCTACAATCACAATCTCTCTGAAGATGGTTGAAGCAAAACGCTCTCTTGCCTGAATTATCATGTCCAAAATAGGAAAGACTGTAATTTCAGTGAATGTCCATGAAGAACCAAAACGGTCAGTATAAATTCCAAACCACCGCTCTCGTACTCTAAGTTATGATAATTATCGACCGTTCCGGTTCTGGTAAAACATAAAAGTGATCCAATATGCGACTTGAAGGACACGATCGATTGTGGATTTTGCTATGcatgttgacggcagttagcatgtcagtttgaaccgcaagcgcacgatCAGTTTTAGTTTTTCCATTAGAGTATTCTCTCAAGGTTTATAAATCCGTGGAAATAAGGTCACATGATCTAGACTAACTAAGCATCAGGAAATATGATTCTAGTTGCAAGATGATTGTGAATAAAGATGAATAGATATG from Setaria italica strain Yugu1 chromosome II, Setaria_italica_v2.0, whole genome shotgun sequence encodes the following:
- the LOC101758588 gene encoding probable glutathione S-transferase GSTU1, producing the protein MAGEKEEGLQLLDLWVSPFAQRCRIALAEKGLAYEPLEQDLSNKGDLLLRANPVHKKVPVLLHGGRPVCESLVILQYLDEAFPETPALLPSDPHARAHARFWADYADWKVFECGTRLWKRKAGSELQLQARREMVEALRILEAELGDKPYLAGEAFGFVDLAIVPFAAWFLGYGRLGEFSVEEVCPRLAAWGERCGERESVARSLHPPEKVYEFIGYLKDKYGDK
- the LOC101758179 gene encoding BURP domain-containing protein 14 translates to MASPRCAHLLLTITILLQLCHLARAMPLPSPSPSSNAASPSAPPAPPVPALPRGLPRIIPAWSMPPVNPFTAKAAFIRYWNRKVRSNRPHPAFFFAKLSPLSAPDAAAFSTLASAGKLASRIRDFCAAASLLCPSTPAASWSASSSSVEDGAAGTASSGGGAGSAAPFKNYENGNFSSYGNSGGGGADQFAAYSSGKSGPVDSFKRYGKGSLGRNDSFTNYEAGGNVGTSSFSSYTTGATGGAGEFAGYAGQTNTVAATFATYDSGGNGRAHEFTAYAQDANSGVEGFTSYGKAANAAAESFKTYGNNSNTVASGFINYGEKANGLNDTFASYGLDGNAPENTFRSYASGSNAAVDDFKGYRDAANIGDDSFTSYASNANGAEAGFDSYGKSTNPGSVSFKGYGQGSNPNHRIGFTHYSGDNTTFKAYSNEGVEFKEYQNMSKMEVSKTAAGVEATGHRLPKWSPGPGKFFRERDLMTGNRMPMPDIADKLPHRAFLPRDIAAKIPFEEGAVSALFGAPPGTAMRQVVASTVAECARAPSRGETKRCATSAEDMVDFAVEMLGSSNIAVRSTESTAGSGRDVRLGKITGVAGGGVTRSVSCHQSLFPYLVYYCHSVPRVRLYEADILDVDSNRRINHGVAICHLDTSDWSPNHGAFVALGGKPGEIEVCHWIFEGDMTWTLVD